From Salinibacterium sp. ZJ450, one genomic window encodes:
- a CDS encoding ubiquinol-cytochrome c reductase cytochrome b subunit — protein sequence MSTSTSTTVTPTPSRGSRFTGAAANYIDERTSISGAVKELGRKIFPDHWSFMLGEVALYSFIAILLSGTFLTFFFTPSMTPVHYEGSYVPLKGIEMSIAYASSLDITFDVRGGLLMRQIHHWGALLFVASIGLHMLRVFFTGAFKKPRELNWVIGFVLFILAMAEGFTGYSLPDDLLSGNGLRIIDGMVKGIPVIGVWISYLLFGGEFPGTDIVSRLYVLHIMLLPAILIAALGLHMLLLVVNKHTQFAGPGRTNNNVVGTPILPVFAAKAGGFFFIVFGVIVLIASFFTINPIWNYGPYDPSPVSAGTQPDWYIGFADGGLRLAPPHWEFVLLGYTFSMNILIPLAIIGIFILLVLIYPFIEAWITGDKREHHMAERPRNHPVRTAIGAAGVTFYAVLWAAASSDLIATHFWLTIEGVIIGLQVLLILGPIIAYFVTKRICIGLQKKDREIALHGYETGRIVRLPGGEYIEVHEPLDEYDRWKLVAHENYKPLMIRPDARGRISVGQRLRAVASRWFFEDRIEPVTRTEIEQSQHH from the coding sequence TTGAGCACGTCAACATCCACCACTGTGACCCCCACGCCGTCGCGCGGGTCACGTTTCACCGGCGCCGCCGCCAACTACATCGACGAGCGCACCAGCATTTCCGGAGCGGTCAAGGAGCTTGGTCGCAAGATCTTCCCTGACCACTGGTCGTTCATGCTCGGCGAGGTTGCACTGTATAGCTTCATCGCCATCCTGCTGAGTGGAACGTTCCTGACGTTCTTCTTCACACCGTCAATGACCCCGGTGCACTACGAAGGTTCGTACGTGCCGCTGAAGGGCATCGAGATGTCGATCGCGTACGCGTCGAGCCTCGACATCACCTTCGACGTCCGCGGTGGCCTGCTGATGCGCCAGATCCACCACTGGGGTGCCCTGCTGTTCGTGGCATCCATCGGTCTGCACATGCTGCGCGTGTTCTTCACCGGCGCCTTCAAGAAGCCACGCGAACTGAACTGGGTGATCGGCTTCGTGCTGTTCATCCTGGCGATGGCCGAGGGCTTCACCGGCTACTCGCTGCCCGACGACCTGCTCTCGGGCAACGGCCTCCGCATCATCGACGGCATGGTCAAGGGCATCCCCGTGATCGGCGTCTGGATCTCCTACCTGCTGTTCGGCGGCGAGTTCCCAGGCACCGACATCGTCTCTCGCCTGTACGTGCTGCACATCATGCTGCTGCCGGCGATCCTGATCGCCGCGCTCGGCCTGCACATGCTGCTGCTCGTGGTGAACAAGCACACCCAGTTCGCCGGACCCGGTCGCACCAACAACAACGTTGTCGGTACGCCGATCCTCCCGGTGTTCGCCGCGAAGGCCGGTGGCTTCTTCTTCATCGTGTTCGGTGTGATCGTGCTGATCGCGTCGTTCTTCACGATCAACCCGATCTGGAACTACGGTCCATACGACCCGTCGCCGGTGTCGGCCGGTACCCAGCCTGACTGGTACATCGGCTTCGCCGACGGTGGTCTGCGTTTGGCGCCACCGCACTGGGAGTTCGTGCTGCTCGGCTACACCTTCTCGATGAACATCCTGATCCCGCTGGCCATCATCGGTATCTTCATCCTGCTGGTCCTGATCTACCCCTTCATCGAGGCGTGGATCACCGGGGACAAGCGTGAGCACCACATGGCGGAGCGCCCGCGTAACCACCCGGTTCGCACGGCGATCGGTGCCGCTGGTGTCACGTTCTACGCGGTGCTCTGGGCCGCGGCGAGCTCGGACCTGATAGCCACGCACTTCTGGCTGACCATTGAGGGCGTAATCATCGGCCTGCAGGTCCTGCTCATCCTCGGCCCGATCATCGCCTACTTCGTGACCAAGCGCATCTGCATTGGTCTGCAGAAGAAGGACCGCGAGATCGCCCTGCACGGTTACGAGACCGGTCGCATCGTGCGCCTCCCCGGCGGCGAGTACATCGAGGTGCACGAGCCCCTCGACGAGTACGACCGCTGGAAGCTGGTTGCGCACGAGAACTACAAGCCGCTGATGATCCGTCCGGATGCGCGTGGTCGCATCTCGGTCGGTCAGCGACTGCGGGCCGTGGCCTCGCGGTGGTTCTTCGAGGACCGTATCGAGCCGGTCACGCGGACCGAGATCGAGCAGTCGCAGCACCACTAA
- a CDS encoding Rieske 2Fe-2S domain-containing protein encodes MAEQHGSAANEMAVDKHEDHPGTAVVVADAIENPGFPPPHQRVADLDPAREVKIERGISALFWLSIIGSVFAIAAYFIWPIEPGDMTSVRMNNMMLGVGITLGLLGIGFGAVHWAKALMHGHDLVEARHQTRGKETTRARAVEIFQEANEESGFGRRALLRNSLIGALVVSPLAGIVIFRDLAPAAEPHALLRHTLWSKDTRLTIDPSGAPIKASDVTLGSVFHVVPDGLMDLPHDGGLLEEKAKSAVLLMRLKPEDLIETPERKDWSYDGIVAYSKICTHVGCPVALYEQQTHHLLCPCHQSEFDVSEGAKVIFGPAARPLPQLPITVDSEGYLVAQSDFTEPVGPSFWERER; translated from the coding sequence ATGGCAGAGCAGCACGGCAGTGCCGCTAATGAGATGGCTGTGGACAAGCACGAGGATCACCCGGGCACCGCAGTCGTCGTAGCCGACGCGATCGAGAACCCGGGATTCCCGCCGCCGCATCAGCGCGTCGCCGACCTGGATCCCGCTCGCGAGGTCAAGATCGAGCGGGGAATCTCCGCATTGTTCTGGCTGTCGATCATCGGCAGCGTGTTCGCGATCGCCGCATACTTCATCTGGCCGATCGAGCCAGGCGACATGACATCCGTTCGCATGAACAACATGATGCTCGGTGTCGGAATCACCCTCGGCCTGCTCGGCATCGGGTTCGGTGCGGTGCACTGGGCTAAGGCCCTCATGCACGGCCATGACCTGGTCGAGGCCCGGCACCAGACCCGCGGCAAGGAAACGACCCGCGCTCGTGCCGTCGAGATCTTCCAGGAAGCCAACGAGGAGTCCGGTTTCGGCCGTCGCGCCCTGCTGCGCAACAGCCTGATCGGTGCCCTTGTGGTGTCGCCGCTCGCCGGCATCGTCATCTTCCGCGACCTCGCGCCGGCCGCTGAGCCGCACGCGCTGCTGCGGCACACGCTGTGGTCGAAGGACACCCGGCTCACCATCGACCCCTCCGGCGCGCCGATCAAGGCGTCGGATGTCACGCTGGGGTCGGTGTTCCATGTCGTCCCCGACGGTCTGATGGACCTCCCGCACGACGGTGGCCTGCTGGAAGAGAAGGCCAAGTCTGCCGTGCTGCTGATGCGCCTCAAGCCGGAAGACCTGATCGAGACCCCCGAGCGCAAGGACTGGTCGTACGACGGCATCGTCGCGTACTCCAAGATCTGCACGCACGTCGGTTGCCCGGTCGCCCTGTACGAGCAGCAGACCCACCACCTGCTGTGCCCCTGCCACCAGTCTGAGTTCGACGTTTCCGAAGGCGCCAAGGTGATCTTCGGCCCGGCGGCACGGCCCCTTCCCCAACTTCCGATCACCGTGGACTCCGAGGGCTACCTGGTCGCCCAGAGCGACTTCACTGAGCCTGTCGGTCCTAGCTTCTGGGAGCGTGAACGTTGA
- a CDS encoding c-type cytochrome yields the protein MAKKTHKQRTAGRRSPLATVALLAIGLLTTGGAYALATTSATAETTAASQQQIDEGEKLFAANCATCHGMNLEGSDEGPSLVGVGALAVDFQVGTGRMPMAIQGPQAQVKPGQFTQEQIDAMAAYVAASAPGPAVPADRYLTADGDASNGAELFRINCAMCHNVAGAGGALTEGKYAPALGGVEPRYIYAAMVTGPQNMPVFNDLNISPEEKRDIITYLAYLDENPSVGGFDLGSLGPVSEGLFIWIFGLGGIVGITVWLAARSN from the coding sequence ATGGCGAAGAAAACACATAAGCAGCGCACAGCAGGCCGTCGGTCACCGCTTGCCACCGTCGCGCTCCTGGCAATCGGCCTCCTGACGACGGGCGGCGCGTATGCGTTGGCCACCACGTCGGCTACGGCCGAGACCACGGCAGCGAGCCAGCAGCAGATCGACGAGGGCGAGAAGCTGTTCGCGGCCAACTGCGCCACCTGTCACGGCATGAACCTCGAAGGCTCCGACGAGGGCCCCAGCCTGGTCGGTGTCGGCGCGCTCGCGGTCGACTTCCAGGTGGGAACCGGTCGGATGCCGATGGCCATCCAGGGCCCGCAGGCTCAGGTGAAGCCCGGACAGTTCACCCAGGAGCAGATCGACGCGATGGCGGCGTACGTCGCGGCATCCGCCCCCGGTCCGGCAGTTCCGGCCGACCGCTACCTCACCGCCGATGGAGACGCATCGAACGGTGCCGAACTCTTCCGCATCAACTGCGCCATGTGCCACAACGTGGCCGGCGCCGGTGGTGCGCTGACCGAGGGCAAGTACGCCCCGGCGCTCGGTGGGGTTGAGCCCCGCTACATCTACGCGGCCATGGTCACCGGCCCGCAGAACATGCCCGTCTTCAACGACCTGAACATTTCGCCGGAAGAGAAGCGGGACATCATCACCTACCTCGCCTACCTCGACGAGAACCCGTCGGTCGGCGGATTCGACCTCGGTAGCCTCGGTCCAGTCTCTGAGGGTCTGTTCATCTGGATCTTCGGTCTTGGCGGCATCGTGGGAATCACGGTGTGGCTCGCCGCACGGTCCAACTAA
- a CDS encoding heme-copper oxidase subunit III, translating into MGHVTSTSLSRPTGAPVINRPNTVAVGTIVWLSSEVMFFAGLFAIYFTLRSTSPDLWEGETSILNIPLAATITTILVLSSVTCQFGVFAAERMQVRRTGWKPTQWGMVEWFWLTYLLGAIFITGQAYEYAVLVSEHVSLSSNAYGSAFYITTGFHGLHVIGGLIAFLFTIGRAYAVKNFGHKEATTAIVVSYYWHFVDVVWIGLFLVIYILQ; encoded by the coding sequence ATGGGACATGTGACCAGCACCTCTCTTTCCAGGCCGACGGGCGCGCCTGTAATCAATCGCCCCAATACAGTCGCCGTCGGCACGATCGTGTGGCTCAGCAGCGAAGTCATGTTCTTCGCCGGCCTCTTCGCGATCTACTTCACGCTGCGGTCCACCTCCCCCGACCTGTGGGAAGGCGAGACCAGCATCCTGAACATCCCGCTCGCGGCGACGATCACCACGATTCTCGTTCTGTCGTCGGTCACCTGCCAGTTCGGCGTGTTTGCCGCCGAGCGGATGCAGGTACGCCGCACCGGCTGGAAGCCCACCCAGTGGGGCATGGTCGAGTGGTTCTGGCTCACCTACCTGCTCGGCGCGATCTTCATCACCGGCCAGGCCTACGAGTACGCGGTGCTGGTCAGCGAGCACGTCAGCCTCAGCTCCAACGCGTACGGTTCCGCCTTCTACATCACCACCGGCTTCCACGGCCTGCACGTGATCGGCGGTCTCATCGCCTTCCTCTTCACGATCGGACGCGCGTACGCCGTCAAGAACTTCGGACACAAGGAGGCGACGACCGCAATCGTCGTCTCGTACTACTGGCACTTCGTCGACGTCGTGTGGATTGGCCTGTTCCTGGTCATCTACATCCTGCAATAG
- the trpD gene encoding anthranilate phosphoribosyltransferase, producing the protein MSDSPTWPQLLTELLNGTDLSISESAWAMREIMEGRATPAQLAAFLVALRAKGETVDELVGFRDAILEQALPLNVDPMAVDIVGTGGDRYGTVNISTMASVVVAASGARVIKHGNRAASSASGASDVLGALGIDLRMGSDRVAAVLEKTGITFANAAVFHPGFRHAGPTRAELGIPTIFNYLGPLVNPARPEASAVGVATLSMVPLIVGVFQTRGATALVFRGDDGLDELTTTGHSHLWEVSRGLVTEHDLDPADLGIPRARIDDLIGGSPEHNAGVARDTLGGALGPVRDIVLLNAAAGLVALDLARDSAQSLIPIRERFAARLVVAAETIDSGAAIAKLNEWVDAAQVE; encoded by the coding sequence ATGTCTGATTCACCGACGTGGCCACAACTGCTCACCGAACTACTGAATGGGACTGACCTGTCGATCAGTGAGTCGGCCTGGGCGATGCGCGAGATCATGGAGGGGCGTGCCACGCCGGCCCAGCTCGCGGCATTCCTGGTTGCGTTGCGCGCCAAGGGGGAGACCGTTGATGAACTGGTCGGTTTCCGCGACGCGATCCTCGAGCAGGCACTTCCGCTGAACGTCGACCCGATGGCGGTCGACATCGTCGGAACCGGCGGTGACCGCTACGGCACGGTGAACATCTCCACGATGGCATCCGTCGTGGTGGCGGCATCCGGTGCCCGCGTCATCAAGCACGGCAACCGCGCGGCAAGTTCCGCCTCGGGCGCCTCCGATGTGCTCGGCGCGCTCGGCATCGACCTGCGGATGGGCAGCGACCGGGTCGCCGCTGTGTTGGAGAAGACCGGCATCACGTTCGCCAACGCTGCGGTGTTCCACCCCGGCTTCCGGCATGCCGGTCCCACCCGCGCCGAACTCGGCATCCCCACGATCTTCAACTACCTCGGCCCGCTGGTGAACCCGGCTCGGCCCGAGGCATCCGCCGTCGGCGTGGCGACCCTGTCGATGGTGCCGCTGATCGTGGGCGTGTTCCAGACGCGTGGCGCGACCGCGCTGGTGTTCCGCGGCGACGACGGGCTCGACGAGCTCACCACCACCGGGCACAGCCACCTCTGGGAGGTCTCCCGAGGTCTCGTCACCGAGCACGACCTGGATCCTGCGGATCTCGGCATCCCGCGCGCCCGCATCGATGACCTCATCGGCGGCAGCCCGGAGCACAACGCCGGCGTTGCCAGGGACACGCTCGGCGGCGCGCTGGGCCCGGTGCGGGACATTGTGCTGCTGAACGCGGCCGCCGGTCTGGTCGCGCTTGATCTCGCCCGCGACTCGGCGCAGTCGCTCATCCCGATCCGGGAGCGCTTCGCCGCGAGGCTCGTCGTGGCGGCCGAGACGATCGACTCCGGGGCGGCCATTGCCAAGCTGAACGAGTGGGTTGACGCAGCCCAGGTCGAATAG
- a CDS encoding M20/M25/M40 family metallo-hydrolase, whose translation MQGNRAKRFAAIATGAALAVAVGVPAAYADNGTDTADLRDAVSATGISEHLEAFQAIADANNGNRAAGTAGHVASAEYVEAQLRAAGYDPVRQYFSYDQYVEHSASLSQVSPNPTVYVDQTDFDAMDYSGSGDVTTSVTAVDVNLVGARASTSGCEATDFAAFPAGNIALIQRGTCTFRVKVDNAVAAGASGVIIFNQGNVVPGDDREGLLFGTLDLPQAPVPVAGISYALGETFATTAGLVLRLQVDATLTTINTFNVLADSAGRADRTVVVGGHLDSVAEGPGINDNGSGTASILETAIQLAASGDAPENRVRFAFWSGEEDGLVGSDYYVSQLTKKDIKNHAVNLNFDMVGSTNFVRFVYDGDGDAFGTKGPKGSDVVEDVFVDFFASQGLASEPTAFDGRSDYFGFINNGIPAGGLFTGAEDPKTVEQAAIYGGTAGAPLDPCYHQACDTIDNVNLEVLEQMADAIAHATLTFAETTSAIPGTAKGGGAGNTNLQFKGHSLLK comes from the coding sequence ATGCAGGGGAATCGTGCGAAGCGCTTTGCGGCGATCGCAACAGGGGCGGCACTAGCCGTCGCCGTCGGAGTACCGGCAGCCTATGCCGACAACGGGACTGATACGGCGGACCTTCGCGACGCCGTATCCGCCACCGGGATCAGCGAGCACCTCGAAGCCTTCCAAGCCATCGCCGATGCCAACAACGGCAATCGCGCGGCGGGCACCGCCGGCCACGTCGCGTCGGCAGAGTACGTCGAAGCCCAACTGAGGGCAGCAGGGTATGACCCGGTTCGCCAGTACTTCTCCTACGACCAGTACGTGGAGCACAGCGCCTCGCTCAGCCAGGTCAGCCCGAACCCCACGGTGTACGTGGACCAGACCGACTTCGACGCGATGGACTACTCCGGCTCTGGCGACGTCACAACGTCAGTGACCGCAGTTGACGTGAACCTCGTCGGCGCCCGGGCATCCACGAGTGGCTGCGAAGCGACCGACTTCGCCGCGTTCCCCGCCGGCAATATTGCACTGATCCAGCGCGGCACCTGCACCTTCCGCGTGAAGGTGGACAACGCGGTGGCGGCCGGGGCATCCGGCGTGATCATCTTCAACCAGGGCAACGTGGTTCCCGGCGACGACCGGGAAGGCCTCCTCTTCGGCACGCTCGACCTGCCGCAGGCGCCGGTTCCCGTGGCTGGCATCAGCTACGCGCTGGGCGAGACCTTCGCCACCACGGCCGGGCTGGTCCTTCGCCTGCAGGTGGATGCCACGCTCACCACGATCAACACCTTCAACGTGCTGGCCGACAGCGCCGGCCGCGCCGACCGCACGGTCGTTGTCGGTGGACACCTCGACTCGGTTGCCGAGGGTCCCGGAATCAACGACAACGGCTCCGGCACCGCAAGCATCCTCGAGACGGCCATCCAGCTCGCGGCATCCGGTGACGCCCCGGAGAACCGCGTGCGGTTCGCGTTCTGGAGCGGTGAAGAAGACGGCCTGGTCGGATCCGACTACTACGTGTCGCAGCTCACAAAGAAGGACATCAAGAACCACGCGGTGAACCTCAACTTCGACATGGTCGGCTCCACGAACTTCGTGCGCTTCGTCTACGACGGCGACGGCGACGCGTTCGGCACCAAGGGGCCGAAGGGGTCGGATGTCGTCGAGGACGTGTTCGTCGACTTCTTCGCCTCGCAGGGACTGGCCAGCGAACCGACCGCGTTCGATGGTCGCTCTGACTACTTCGGGTTCATCAACAACGGGATTCCGGCCGGCGGCCTGTTCACCGGTGCGGAAGACCCGAAGACAGTCGAGCAGGCGGCGATCTACGGCGGGACCGCGGGTGCTCCGCTCGACCCGTGCTACCACCAGGCCTGCGACACCATCGACAACGTCAACCTCGAGGTGTTGGAGCAGATGGCGGACGCGATCGCCCACGCCACCCTGACCTTCGCCGAGACCACGTCGGCGATTCCGGGCACCGCCAAGGGCGGGGGAGCGGGCAACACCAACCTGCAGTTCAAGGGTCACTCGCTGCTGAAGTAG
- a CDS encoding SRPBCC family protein yields MTASSHPELDLTVSRIIKAPRSTIWNAWTDPSSFEQWWVPAPEVCRVREMNLRPGGSFRTEFSQDGVEFGPHITGCFLAVDELERIVYTDALVAGWRPAEASFVTAVITMKDHPDGTEYIATAMHRNIADRDQHEQLGFHDGWGTVIRQLADLVESPA; encoded by the coding sequence ATGACTGCTTCATCTCATCCCGAACTCGACTTGACGGTCTCCCGCATCATCAAGGCGCCGCGCTCGACGATCTGGAATGCCTGGACCGACCCTTCAAGCTTCGAGCAGTGGTGGGTTCCCGCACCGGAGGTCTGCCGCGTGCGGGAGATGAATCTGCGACCCGGCGGGTCCTTCCGCACCGAATTCAGCCAGGATGGCGTCGAGTTCGGCCCGCACATCACCGGTTGCTTTCTCGCCGTCGACGAACTCGAGCGCATCGTCTATACCGACGCACTCGTGGCCGGCTGGCGTCCCGCAGAGGCATCGTTTGTGACCGCCGTCATCACCATGAAGGATCATCCGGACGGAACCGAGTACATCGCCACGGCGATGCACCGCAACATCGCCGACCGCGACCAGCACGAGCAGCTCGGCTTCCACGATGGCTGGGGCACAGTCATCCGGCAGCTCGCCGATCTCGTCGAGTCGCCGGCATAG
- a CDS encoding helix-turn-helix transcriptional regulator, translated as MAQHSSTLDDAFQALADPTRRAVLGRLGAGPASIGELAAPFDMALPSFMKHIRSLEKSGLVSTRKTGRVRLCTLERKSFDVVENWLIEQRNIWEGRTDRLERFVITTHDKESTA; from the coding sequence ATGGCTCAGCATTCTTCCACGCTTGATGATGCATTCCAGGCCCTGGCCGACCCGACCAGGCGCGCCGTGCTGGGGCGCCTGGGGGCGGGGCCGGCGAGCATCGGAGAGCTGGCAGCGCCGTTCGATATGGCGCTGCCGTCGTTCATGAAGCACATTCGCTCCCTCGAGAAATCGGGGCTCGTCAGCACGCGCAAAACCGGCCGCGTGCGACTCTGCACGCTTGAGCGGAAGTCTTTCGACGTCGTTGAGAACTGGCTCATTGAACAGCGAAACATCTGGGAAGGTCGCACCGACCGGCTGGAACGCTTCGTCATCACCACCCACGACAAGGAATCAACCGCATGA
- the helR gene encoding RNA polymerase recycling motor ATPase HelR, translating into MTVATHAFALPDRLAAKAAPALIAGDEQHFAAVAESLEQSIAELSDRLDAERKKPGGTGQQAMDRDLEIHRLTARLRALRRFNLDLCLGRFVSTDSPGDPVYIGRLGLTDRAGRRLLVDWRAPAAEPFFAATHAHPMGLASRRRYRWARGRVSDYWDEVFTPDGGEGNVALDDDSAFIASLSSSRSPRMRDVLSTIQADQDAIIRAASHGALVVDGGPGTGKTVVALHRAAYLLYSDPRLAHGGGEVLFVGPHEAYLAYIVDVLPSLGEEGVQTATIRDLAAEGATAAIEPDPDVATLKSSADLLTVIEAAVSFYERPPSVGIMVETDWSDVELEPQDWADAYGAPEPGISHNEARDQVWEELLSILIDKFDEDEVPTSLLRRSLLQNEELTGAFNRAWPLLDPAGVVGDLWSVPAYLGKCAPWLTTEQIQLLQREDATAWTVSDLPLLDAARQRIGDPEASRRRHRRDAAVAVERERMARVVDDLIAADDDGEGLVTMLRGEDVQYSLIDDAALPSTDPDQLAGPYAHIVVDEAQELTDTEWQMLLRRCPSRSFTIVGDRAQARHGFTESWQARLDRIGLTDISLATLSINYRTPEEVMAEAEPVIRAVLPDANVPTSIRSSGIPVGHGPASDLGPILDTWLAEHAEGIACVIGDPAFQPTSRVWSLSPEHAKGLEFDLVVLIDPEAFGDGIEGAVDRYVAMTRATQQLVILTTSDDDQKAGERGL; encoded by the coding sequence GTGACAGTCGCTACCCACGCGTTTGCCCTTCCCGACCGCCTCGCCGCCAAGGCCGCCCCGGCGCTGATCGCCGGCGACGAGCAGCATTTCGCGGCCGTCGCGGAGAGCCTCGAGCAGTCGATCGCAGAGTTGTCCGACCGGCTCGATGCCGAGCGCAAGAAGCCCGGCGGCACGGGCCAGCAGGCGATGGATCGCGACCTGGAGATCCACCGGCTGACCGCTCGACTGCGCGCACTGCGCCGCTTCAATCTGGACCTGTGCCTGGGCCGCTTCGTCAGCACCGACAGTCCAGGCGACCCGGTGTACATCGGGCGGCTCGGCCTCACCGATCGCGCGGGCCGTCGGCTGCTGGTCGACTGGCGCGCCCCGGCCGCCGAGCCGTTCTTCGCGGCGACCCACGCCCATCCGATGGGTCTGGCAAGCCGCCGCCGGTACCGCTGGGCCCGCGGCCGAGTCAGCGACTACTGGGACGAGGTCTTCACCCCAGACGGAGGGGAAGGAAACGTCGCGCTCGACGACGATTCTGCCTTCATCGCCAGTCTCAGCAGCAGCCGCTCGCCCCGGATGCGGGATGTGCTCAGCACCATCCAGGCCGACCAGGACGCCATCATCCGCGCAGCATCCCACGGCGCGCTGGTCGTCGACGGCGGCCCGGGCACCGGCAAGACCGTCGTCGCCCTGCACCGCGCCGCCTACCTGCTCTACTCCGACCCTCGCCTCGCTCACGGCGGGGGAGAGGTGCTGTTCGTCGGCCCACATGAGGCCTATCTGGCCTACATCGTCGACGTCCTGCCGAGCCTGGGGGAGGAGGGCGTGCAGACCGCCACCATTCGAGACCTCGCTGCCGAGGGAGCCACGGCAGCGATCGAGCCCGATCCGGATGTCGCAACCCTCAAGTCATCCGCAGACCTGCTGACGGTTATCGAGGCGGCGGTCAGCTTCTACGAGCGGCCGCCAAGCGTGGGGATCATGGTCGAAACCGACTGGTCCGACGTCGAGCTGGAGCCTCAGGATTGGGCCGACGCGTACGGCGCACCCGAACCCGGCATCTCGCACAACGAGGCGCGCGATCAGGTCTGGGAGGAGCTGCTCAGCATCCTGATCGACAAGTTCGACGAGGATGAGGTGCCCACTTCGCTGCTCCGTAGGTCTTTGCTGCAGAACGAGGAGCTGACCGGGGCTTTCAATCGGGCGTGGCCGCTGCTTGACCCGGCCGGCGTCGTGGGGGACCTCTGGTCCGTTCCCGCCTACCTGGGGAAGTGCGCTCCGTGGCTCACTACCGAGCAGATTCAGCTGCTGCAGCGCGAGGATGCGACGGCGTGGACGGTCTCCGACCTCCCACTCCTGGACGCGGCACGGCAGCGGATCGGCGACCCGGAGGCGTCCCGGAGGCGGCATCGGCGCGACGCCGCTGTCGCCGTCGAACGCGAGCGCATGGCCCGGGTCGTCGACGACCTGATCGCGGCAGACGATGACGGTGAAGGCTTGGTGACGATGCTGCGCGGCGAAGACGTGCAGTACTCGCTGATCGACGACGCGGCGCTGCCGAGCACCGACCCGGACCAGCTCGCCGGCCCGTACGCGCACATCGTCGTGGATGAGGCGCAGGAGCTGACGGATACCGAGTGGCAGATGCTCCTGCGTCGCTGCCCGTCACGGAGCTTCACCATCGTCGGCGACCGGGCCCAGGCCCGGCACGGGTTCACCGAATCCTGGCAGGCACGGCTCGACCGAATCGGGCTCACCGACATCAGTCTCGCCACCCTGAGCATCAACTACCGCACCCCGGAAGAGGTCATGGCGGAGGCCGAACCCGTCATCAGAGCGGTGCTCCCCGACGCGAACGTACCGACCTCCATCCGCAGCAGCGGCATCCCCGTGGGGCACGGACCTGCCTCGGATCTCGGGCCGATCCTCGATACCTGGCTTGCCGAGCATGCCGAGGGGATCGCCTGCGTCATCGGCGATCCCGCGTTCCAGCCGACGTCTCGAGTGTGGTCGCTAAGCCCGGAACACGCGAAGGGGCTCGAATTCGACCTGGTGGTTCTGATCGACCCGGAGGCGTTCGGCGACGGCATTGAAGGCGCGGTTGACCGCTACGTCGCGATGACCCGCGCCACCCAGCAGCTGGTCATCCTGACGACCTCTGACGACGATCAGAAGGCGGGGGAGCGAGGTCTATGA
- a CDS encoding DUF1801 domain-containing protein, whose product MSVEASVDEFVASLDHELADVVDLIRSSIKSAVPQVTESIKWKAPNFALADDFATLNLRRPTAVQVILHTGPKPKPEHPKIEIDDPAALLRWADSNRAIVTFTSRAETLATQPAFVAIVRDWVRQLQH is encoded by the coding sequence ATGAGTGTCGAGGCATCCGTCGACGAATTCGTGGCATCGCTCGATCACGAGCTGGCGGATGTCGTCGACCTCATCCGATCGTCCATCAAGTCGGCGGTGCCCCAGGTCACTGAGAGCATCAAATGGAAGGCACCGAACTTCGCCCTCGCCGACGACTTCGCGACGCTCAACCTGCGGCGACCAACCGCCGTGCAGGTGATCCTGCACACCGGCCCCAAGCCGAAACCGGAGCATCCAAAGATCGAAATCGACGACCCGGCGGCGCTGCTGCGCTGGGCGGACTCGAATCGCGCGATCGTCACGTTCACCAGCCGGGCCGAAACCCTCGCCACCCAGCCGGCATTCGTCGCGATCGTGCGCGACTGGGTGCGCCAGCTGCAGCACTAG
- a CDS encoding Dps family protein, with amino-acid sequence MDASQKLSDNLQAVLVDLIELHLQGKQAHWNIVGTNFRDLHLQLDEIVDAAREFADDVAERMRALNATPDGRSSVVTKSTTLPAFAAGEIDTAAAVDAITERLNAVVATARRVHDPVDDEDPTSADLLHAILERLEQLAWMVSAENRSPRQTKAKTPAKPKSKAS; translated from the coding sequence GTGGATGCATCCCAGAAGCTGTCCGATAACCTGCAGGCCGTGCTGGTCGATCTCATCGAGCTGCACCTGCAGGGCAAGCAAGCACACTGGAACATCGTCGGCACCAATTTCCGCGACCTGCACCTGCAGCTTGACGAGATCGTCGATGCGGCCCGCGAGTTCGCCGACGATGTCGCTGAACGGATGCGGGCGCTCAACGCGACTCCGGACGGGCGGTCGAGCGTGGTCACGAAGTCGACCACCCTGCCGGCATTCGCGGCGGGGGAGATTGACACCGCGGCCGCCGTCGACGCCATCACCGAGCGGCTGAATGCCGTCGTCGCGACCGCGCGCAGGGTGCACGATCCGGTGGACGACGAGGATCCGACATCCGCAGATCTGCTGCACGCGATCCTGGAACGCCTGGAGCAGCTGGCCTGGATGGTGAGCGCCGAAAACCGTTCCCCGCGGCAGACGAAGGCGAAGACGCCGGCGAAGCCCAAGTCGAAGGCTTCGTAG